One window of the Acidimicrobiia bacterium genome contains the following:
- a CDS encoding gamma-glutamyltransferase translates to MTAPARNERACTTTGPQPPGTALVVTPHCLASEAACVILDGGGNAVDAAIAANAVLGVVLPDTCGPGGDLFALLHLEGSETPIALNASGRAGSGIDADRLRDHGLGSIPRRSPWSVTVPGCVDGWIALSARHGELGLAACLEPAIAIARQGFPVSRELAAELASVAGLLVGQPSARSLYPNGEAPAEGTGIQRPLLAETLEGIATTGRDGFYRGAVAAGITEASKGAITPDDLIDNTPDWIEPISCGLFRQTGWTIPPNSQGYLTLATLAVFDLLDPPDDPLDPLFHHLLIESYRSVAWERAAFVSDARTAPHDPATLLAQERLSAIAATIDPGRAGRWPHPAPAPKGTAYLAVADAKGLTVSLIQSNFSGIGAGLTAGDTGVFLHNRGAGFTLIQGHPNEYAPGKRPLHTLAPTLWTSDRRATLALGTRGGDQQPQFLAQFAALHHHAGLCIDDAQQFPRWSMRQPAPGTDSHLVVESRLPDRAIASLTELGHRLESTRAWHPDFGPVSAADLGRDRAGAADPRVSTSTALAAPNRRA, encoded by the coding sequence ATGACCGCGCCGGCGCGCAACGAGCGCGCGTGCACCACCACGGGGCCTCAACCACCGGGTACGGCCTTGGTGGTCACCCCACACTGCCTCGCATCCGAGGCCGCCTGCGTCATCCTCGATGGAGGGGGGAACGCCGTCGACGCGGCGATCGCCGCCAATGCCGTCCTCGGCGTCGTCCTCCCCGATACCTGCGGTCCGGGCGGCGACCTGTTCGCCCTCCTCCACCTCGAGGGATCGGAGACACCCATCGCCCTCAACGCCTCCGGACGAGCAGGGTCGGGCATCGATGCGGATCGGCTCCGGGATCACGGCCTCGGGTCCATTCCGCGGCGGTCTCCGTGGTCGGTCACGGTGCCGGGCTGCGTCGACGGCTGGATCGCCTTGTCGGCACGACACGGGGAGCTGGGGCTTGCAGCTTGTCTTGAACCTGCCATCGCGATTGCACGGCAGGGATTCCCCGTCTCGCGCGAACTCGCGGCCGAGCTCGCGTCCGTGGCTGGGCTGCTTGTCGGGCAACCGTCGGCGAGATCCCTGTATCCGAACGGTGAAGCACCCGCCGAGGGAACCGGCATCCAGCGTCCCCTCCTCGCCGAGACCCTTGAAGGCATCGCCACGACCGGCCGGGACGGGTTCTACCGCGGCGCTGTCGCGGCTGGGATCACGGAAGCATCGAAGGGGGCGATCACCCCCGACGACCTGATCGACAATACCCCCGACTGGATCGAGCCGATCTCGTGTGGCCTGTTCCGTCAAACCGGTTGGACGATCCCACCAAACAGCCAGGGCTACCTCACACTCGCCACCCTCGCCGTGTTCGACCTCCTCGACCCACCCGACGACCCCCTCGATCCTCTGTTCCACCACCTCCTCATCGAGTCCTACCGGTCGGTCGCGTGGGAGCGAGCAGCGTTCGTGTCAGACGCCCGCACCGCCCCACATGACCCTGCCACGCTCCTTGCTCAAGAGCGCCTATCGGCCATCGCCGCGACGATCGACCCCGGTCGCGCCGGACGATGGCCCCACCCGGCTCCAGCACCGAAGGGGACGGCGTACCTCGCTGTCGCGGACGCCAAAGGGCTGACGGTGTCGTTGATCCAATCGAACTTCTCCGGCATCGGGGCCGGACTCACCGCGGGAGACACCGGCGTGTTCCTCCACAATCGAGGAGCGGGGTTCACGCTGATCCAGGGGCACCCGAACGAGTACGCACCAGGCAAACGACCATTGCACACCCTCGCACCGACCTTGTGGACCTCGGACCGACGGGCGACCCTCGCGCTCGGCACACGCGGTGGCGACCAGCAGCCTCAGTTCCTCGCCCAGTTCGCCGCGCTCCATCATCACGCAGGGCTGTGCATCGACGATGCCCAGCAGTTCCCCCGATGGAGCATGCGACAACCCGCACCCGGAACCGACAGCCACCTCGTCGTGGAATCGAGGCTCCCGGACCGGGCCATTGCCTCCCTCACCGAACTCGGGCATCGTTTGGAGTCGACACGGGCCTGGCATCCCGACTTCGGACCGGTCTCGGCCGCGGACCTCGGTCGGGACCGCGCCGGTGCCGCCGATCCACGCGTCTCCACCTCGACCGCCCTCGCAGCACCGAACCGACGAGCCTGA
- a CDS encoding HD domain-containing protein, with product MFQDELARQEREKKRIAIVFAAIGVAVLAGLFIVQSFPRPVWLWAIFAAAVVFFEWNAVEVNDKLFASPSLMVMMTAAVAFGPESAVLGTATMAAMGMLTPADVRERRWFQPSVNFGQLVISAAIAIGVLAILMDRIGGGGGPWMVTTAMVGLIALASGFAAVLDGIINLSLVSFIVRRVYGGSMNAWSHMTQLVVPYVGMGFLGGLLGATYLLVGPASLPLIAIVFFTGYMAFESYARLREAQLSTLAGFVKALEAKDLYTRGHTERVAYFANMIGQHMGFNGTQLEQLRWSALIHDVGKLAVPREVIRKKARLTDDEYTEMQGHVHHVEDLLSEVEFLRPMVEIASNHHAHFDGNGYHGSTGDAGGTPPLEARILAVADSFDAMTSTRSYRVALSQEYAFAELRRFSGTQFDPNIVEEFISVLTASGERYGSPTEITEEEARRRAEHGFGQSLGADRRGRHRRPDDSGGGHG from the coding sequence ATGTTCCAGGACGAACTGGCCCGCCAGGAGCGTGAGAAGAAGCGCATCGCCATCGTCTTTGCGGCGATCGGTGTTGCCGTCCTCGCGGGCTTGTTCATCGTCCAGAGCTTCCCTCGGCCCGTCTGGCTGTGGGCGATCTTCGCCGCGGCGGTCGTCTTCTTCGAATGGAACGCCGTGGAGGTCAACGACAAGCTGTTCGCGAGTCCTTCTCTCATGGTCATGATGACCGCCGCCGTGGCGTTCGGGCCCGAATCGGCGGTCCTCGGGACAGCAACGATGGCCGCGATGGGCATGCTCACCCCAGCCGATGTGCGCGAGCGGCGCTGGTTCCAGCCATCGGTGAACTTCGGCCAGCTCGTGATCTCTGCGGCAATCGCAATCGGAGTCCTCGCCATCCTGATGGATCGGATCGGCGGGGGCGGCGGGCCGTGGATGGTCACGACCGCCATGGTCGGCCTCATTGCGCTGGCCTCGGGCTTCGCAGCCGTCCTCGACGGAATCATCAACCTCAGCCTGGTCTCGTTCATCGTGCGTCGCGTCTACGGGGGGAGCATGAATGCCTGGTCGCACATGACGCAGCTCGTTGTGCCCTATGTCGGGATGGGGTTCCTCGGAGGGCTGCTCGGCGCCACCTATCTGCTCGTCGGGCCCGCGTCCCTGCCGCTGATCGCAATCGTCTTTTTCACCGGCTACATGGCGTTCGAGTCGTATGCCCGCCTGCGGGAAGCGCAGCTCTCGACGCTCGCGGGTTTCGTGAAGGCCCTCGAAGCCAAGGACCTCTACACGAGGGGGCACACCGAGCGGGTCGCCTACTTCGCGAACATGATCGGCCAGCACATGGGGTTCAACGGAACCCAGCTCGAGCAGCTTCGATGGTCAGCGCTGATCCACGATGTCGGCAAGCTCGCCGTCCCGCGTGAGGTGATCCGCAAGAAGGCACGGCTCACCGACGACGAGTACACCGAGATGCAAGGGCATGTGCACCATGTCGAGGATCTGCTCAGTGAGGTCGAGTTCCTCCGTCCCATGGTCGAGATCGCGTCCAACCACCACGCCCACTTCGACGGGAACGGGTATCACGGCTCGACGGGAGACGCCGGGGGGACGCCGCCGCTCGAGGCGCGCATCCTCGCCGTGGCCGACTCATTCGATGCCATGACCTCCACGCGCTCCTATCGGGTCGCGCTGTCCCAGGAGTACGCGTTTGCCGAGCTGCGTCGGTTCTCGGGAACCCAGTTCGATCCCAACATCGTCGAGGAGTTCATCTCGGTCCTGACGGCGTCGGGGGAGCGCTACGGATCACCGACCGAGATCACCGAAGAGGAAGCCCGCAGGCGCGCAGAACACGGCTTCGGGCAGAGCCTCGGTGCCGACCGACGCGGACGGCATCGGCGTCCCGATGATTCGGGAGGTGGGCATGGCTGA
- a CDS encoding HD domain-containing protein, whose product MAEHRLRAFGTVAWLALVAGAIVFAVLGFDRTGGKPVDWVLPVVVWAAAITVVSLFTVPAPSGSRLSLGIGAAVGGSILIEDPLALGATICAGLAATALVERIIPFVRPRSDADFLSDAVGMAAYAVTYSIAWKALADVGWLDASWTIIAGVVVGGVIWFTIRALIAALVGLERSDLAGRYLWLLALEDWAVVLSIFAAGTLFGLTWPLLGGWALPVAILPYAFGHMAFERYHSTRVTYGQTIRALAQIPEVAGLAPVGHSTRTADLAVAIAQEMGLHPGDVVELEYAALMHDVGRITLNEPAIVKAGFTDEDIARWGSQIIAEAPYLEHVSTLVAQQHRPYRSPGIEVDPEIPIASKIIKVASAYDEARTQNGCSPIESLERIHQGSAYEYDPQVGSSLRRVLVSRGEITF is encoded by the coding sequence ATGGCTGAGCACCGGCTCAGAGCATTCGGGACCGTGGCGTGGCTTGCCCTTGTCGCAGGTGCCATCGTCTTCGCGGTCCTCGGTTTCGACCGCACCGGGGGGAAGCCCGTTGATTGGGTGCTCCCGGTGGTCGTGTGGGCGGCCGCCATCACGGTCGTGTCGCTGTTCACGGTGCCAGCCCCATCGGGATCGCGGCTCAGCCTCGGAATCGGGGCTGCCGTTGGAGGCTCGATCCTCATCGAAGACCCTCTCGCACTCGGAGCCACGATCTGTGCGGGGCTTGCAGCCACAGCGCTCGTTGAACGGATCATCCCGTTCGTTCGTCCCCGAAGCGACGCCGACTTCCTCAGCGACGCCGTCGGGATGGCAGCCTATGCGGTGACCTACTCGATCGCGTGGAAGGCACTCGCCGATGTCGGTTGGCTCGATGCTTCATGGACGATCATCGCAGGCGTGGTCGTTGGCGGTGTCATCTGGTTCACGATTCGGGCACTGATCGCCGCGCTGGTCGGGCTCGAACGCAGTGATCTCGCCGGACGGTACCTGTGGTTGCTCGCCCTTGAGGACTGGGCAGTGGTCCTGTCCATCTTTGCGGCCGGAACGCTGTTTGGTCTCACATGGCCGCTTCTCGGGGGCTGGGCGCTTCCCGTCGCGATCCTTCCGTATGCCTTCGGGCACATGGCGTTCGAGCGGTACCACTCGACCCGGGTGACCTATGGCCAGACAATTCGCGCCCTTGCCCAGATACCAGAAGTTGCCGGGCTGGCGCCGGTCGGGCATTCGACCCGCACCGCGGATCTCGCCGTTGCGATCGCACAGGAGATGGGTCTTCATCCCGGCGATGTCGTCGAGCTGGAGTATGCGGCTCTCATGCACGATGTCGGCCGTATCACCCTCAACGAGCCGGCAATCGTGAAGGCGGGTTTCACCGACGAGGACATCGCGAGGTGGGGTTCCCAGATCATCGCCGAGGCTCCCTATCTCGAGCATGTATCGACGCTCGTCGCCCAGCAGCATCGTCCCTATCGATCTCCCGGCATCGAGGTCGACCCCGAGATCCCGATCGCGTCGAAGATCATCAAGGTGGCCAGCGCCTACGACGAGGCGAGGACCCAGAACGGGTGTTCGCCGATCGAATCCCTTGAGCGCATCCATCAGGGATCGGCGTACGAATACGACCCGCAGGTCGGGAGTTCACTGCGCCGGGTCCTCGTGTCCCGAGGCGAGATCACCTTCTAG
- a CDS encoding DUF5317 domain-containing protein, translated as MQSFAWMGLVVVIAVAVGYIRGGKLRNLTEIRVTMWWLLPLGFAILAASEWVPSDMNELAIGLVLLSYLPLLLFVWLNRDQTGIWIAGLGILMNFTVISLNGGMPVLEEAARIAGHEGDFLLDAKHVVLTTSTRLPFLADVIPLPNAVLSLGDVLLAIGVGAFIEDQMRQPLTLFAHRVQGIPGSASDS; from the coding sequence ATGCAGTCCTTTGCATGGATGGGCCTCGTTGTGGTGATCGCTGTGGCCGTCGGCTACATCCGGGGAGGCAAGCTGCGCAACCTCACGGAGATCCGCGTCACGATGTGGTGGCTCCTCCCTCTCGGGTTCGCGATTCTGGCCGCTTCCGAATGGGTCCCTTCTGACATGAACGAGCTCGCGATCGGTCTCGTCTTGCTGTCCTACCTGCCGCTGTTGCTGTTCGTGTGGCTCAACCGTGATCAGACGGGGATCTGGATCGCGGGGCTCGGCATCCTGATGAACTTCACCGTCATCTCCCTCAACGGCGGCATGCCGGTGCTCGAGGAGGCTGCACGCATAGCAGGTCACGAAGGCGACTTCCTCCTCGATGCCAAACATGTCGTGCTCACAACCTCAACGAGGCTGCCCTTCCTCGCCGATGTGATACCCCTCCCGAACGCGGTGCTGTCGCTCGGGGATGTGCTCCTCGCCATCGGTGTCGGCGCATTCATCGAGGACCAGATGCGCCAACCGTTGACGCTGTTCGCCCACCGGGTGCAAGGGATCCCGGGCTCCGCCTCCGACTCGTGA
- a CDS encoding enoyl-CoA hydratase-related protein translates to MIRYEVVDSVATITIDDPDRRNPLSNAEMSELGDAVRRSATDPDVRVVVITGAGDRAFSAGGDLASGFVDDPVAGHEGRGALAGLFREMRRNPRPIVARVNGAALGGGFGVAAACDIVIAAEHARFGTPEINLGLWPMMISAVLVRLAPRRALLEMMMLGSVISADEARDLGIVSRMVPAADLDGEVALVVSQLKAKSSAALALGKEAFYGMEDLDIDSALDHLQVGLTAASMTEDSVEGVKAFLAKREPLWKGR, encoded by the coding sequence GTGATCAGATACGAGGTCGTCGATTCGGTTGCGACGATCACGATCGATGATCCCGATCGCCGCAATCCGCTCTCCAACGCCGAGATGTCGGAGCTCGGGGACGCGGTGCGTCGCTCGGCGACGGATCCCGATGTTCGGGTGGTTGTGATAACGGGTGCAGGAGATCGGGCGTTCTCGGCCGGAGGTGATCTCGCTTCGGGATTCGTTGACGACCCGGTTGCGGGCCACGAGGGGCGGGGTGCTCTCGCCGGGCTGTTCCGTGAGATGCGACGAAACCCGCGGCCCATCGTCGCCCGCGTCAACGGCGCCGCCCTCGGAGGTGGGTTCGGCGTTGCCGCTGCCTGCGACATCGTCATCGCGGCCGAGCATGCCCGATTCGGTACACCCGAGATCAACCTCGGACTCTGGCCGATGATGATCTCTGCGGTGCTGGTCCGCCTCGCACCCCGCAGGGCGCTTCTCGAGATGATGATGCTCGGAAGTGTGATCTCGGCCGACGAGGCGCGTGATCTCGGCATTGTCTCGCGGATGGTGCCGGCAGCCGATCTCGACGGGGAGGTGGCTCTCGTCGTGTCCCAGCTCAAGGCGAAGTCGTCGGCAGCGCTCGCACTCGGCAAAGAGGCCTTCTATGGCATGGAGGATCTTGACATCGATTCGGCCCTCGACCATCTCCAGGTGGGGTTGACCGCAGCGTCGATGACGGAGGACTCGGTTGAGGGCGTCAAGGCCTTTCTCGCCAAGCGCGAGCCGCTGTGGAAGGGACGCTGA
- a CDS encoding AzlD domain-containing protein produces MVQQVEARPMMWVVVIGAGIATFSMRFVFLALFGIVEVPPLLERALRYVAPAVLAALTVPAIVAPESSVDLLNPFVPAAIAGGVAAWYTKSIGAAIVVGLPALWIILWLA; encoded by the coding sequence ATGGTTCAGCAAGTCGAGGCCCGCCCGATGATGTGGGTCGTTGTGATCGGTGCGGGCATCGCGACCTTCTCGATGCGGTTCGTCTTTCTCGCCCTGTTCGGCATCGTCGAGGTCCCGCCACTGCTCGAGCGGGCACTCCGGTATGTCGCTCCCGCGGTGCTCGCAGCCCTCACGGTTCCCGCCATCGTCGCTCCCGAGTCCTCCGTCGACCTCCTGAATCCGTTTGTCCCTGCCGCGATCGCTGGCGGCGTCGCGGCGTGGTACACCAAGAGCATCGGTGCGGCGATCGTCGTTGGGCTCCCCGCCCTGTGGATCATCCTGTGGCTGGCCTGA
- a CDS encoding AzlC family ABC transporter permease, which translates to MTAHTPPTWREGLRDVSPVILGIIPFGLIFGVTAAGAAVDQLAAWASSLFIFAGASQFAIVDVMGSGGAAVTAFLTAVVINSRHLMYSADMGRYTSDLPLGLRARMAYILTDQAYVVTAHRFPDPSSTTGLASYYFGVAMGLWTTWQITTTSGFILGQAVPASWRLEFAVPMVFLALLVFSVKTVPALFAAAVGGFVALAGMHLDYQLGLMLGAVAGVLAGLSSEQWFSKSRPAR; encoded by the coding sequence ATGACGGCCCACACACCCCCGACATGGCGCGAAGGCCTTCGCGATGTATCGCCGGTGATTCTCGGCATCATTCCGTTCGGACTGATCTTCGGCGTCACCGCCGCAGGAGCCGCCGTCGATCAGCTCGCGGCGTGGGCCTCATCGTTGTTCATTTTCGCAGGGGCAAGCCAATTCGCCATCGTCGATGTGATGGGATCGGGCGGTGCCGCGGTGACCGCGTTCCTCACGGCCGTGGTCATCAACTCAAGGCACCTCATGTACTCCGCAGACATGGGCCGGTACACCTCGGACCTCCCGCTTGGTCTGCGTGCCCGGATGGCCTACATCCTGACGGACCAGGCCTATGTCGTGACCGCCCACCGATTCCCCGACCCTTCCAGCACGACCGGGCTTGCATCGTATTACTTCGGCGTCGCGATGGGGCTGTGGACGACATGGCAGATCACAACCACATCGGGATTCATCCTCGGCCAGGCCGTCCCGGCATCGTGGAGGCTCGAGTTCGCCGTACCCATGGTCTTCCTCGCCCTCCTCGTTTTTTCGGTCAAGACGGTCCCCGCCCTGTTCGCAGCAGCCGTCGGCGGTTTCGTTGCGCTTGCGGGAATGCACCTCGACTACCAGCTCGGTCTCATGCTCGGCGCCGTCGCCGGTGTCCTCGCCGGGCTCTCCTCGGAACAATGGTTCAGCAAGTCGAGGCCCGCCCGATGA
- a CDS encoding TlpA disulfide reductase family protein: MRRRPSRSHANLALVVLVAVAISACSSTGTPSTAAVELAPDFVVPTADGTDFSLDEHLANDGRPIFMNLWASWCFPCREEMPEIDEASRRHPEVAFIGVAVQDTTAEATAFLTEVPVSYTIGFDEQGTVDGEYRPLGLPASYLISSEGVILERIFGKVTADDLTDKFAEHFG; this comes from the coding sequence ATGCGACGCCGACCCTCCCGCAGCCACGCGAACCTCGCGCTCGTTGTGTTGGTCGCCGTCGCGATCAGCGCTTGCAGCTCAACAGGCACACCAAGCACCGCGGCCGTGGAGTTGGCGCCCGACTTCGTGGTTCCGACGGCCGACGGTACGGACTTCAGCCTCGATGAGCACCTTGCCAATGACGGACGGCCCATCTTCATGAACCTGTGGGCGTCATGGTGTTTCCCATGCCGCGAAGAGATGCCGGAGATCGACGAAGCCTCGCGTCGGCACCCCGAGGTCGCCTTCATCGGCGTCGCCGTCCAGGACACGACCGCGGAAGCGACTGCGTTCCTTACGGAGGTGCCCGTGTCGTACACGATCGGCTTCGACGAGCAAGGCACCGTCGACGGCGAATACCGCCCGCTCGGCCTTCCTGCGTCCTACCTCATCTCGTCCGAGGGTGTGATCCTCGAGCGGATCTTCGGAAAGGTCACCGCAGACGACCTCACCGACAAGTTCGCCGAACACTTCGGCTGA
- the acnA gene encoding aconitate hydratase AcnA → MNHDPVSHDPFAAKATIDTPLGTRTVYRLDALKDMGDIDALPYSIKVLLESVLRNHDGHVVRDEDVAAVAQYDASKVDALEIAYKPGRVVLQDFTGVPSVVDLAAMRSAIVRMTGDPAAAAKVNPLVPADLVIDHSVQVDAFNTPDALGINSDLEFERNRERYEFLKWGQAAFDNFSVVPPATGIVHQVNLEYLAKVVWDSGEVLYPDSLVGTDSHTTMINGLGVVGWGVGGIEAEAVMVGQPIYMLLPEVVGFRLTGRLPDGATATDLVLVVTEMLRAHGVVGKFVEFYGPGLAEMPVANRATIANMAPEYGATIGFFPVDDRTLDYLRLSGRSEALIGTVEQYSKLQGLWRDDARTITYSSNLELDMSTVVPSLAGPKRPQDRIALGDMKEQWKIDIAGQLRPEGGGPGVAPDVRSDGETFDLSDGDVVIAAITSCTNTSNPEVMVGAGLVARNARAHGLTRKPWVKTSLAPGSKVVTDYLEASGLLDALEAVGFYTVGYGCTTCIGNSGPLPPAISAAIHEHDIVAASVLSGNRNFEGRISPDVRANYLASPPLVVAYAIAGTVDIDLSSEPIGIGSDGEEVYLADLWPSQDEIATTIADSLSTSQFTTEYGAVFDGSPQWRAIPDTGGSLFSWDPGSTYIQEPPFFKDLAPTPAPITPISGARALLKLGDSVTTDHISPAGSIGADTPAGRFLVESGVEPAMFNSYGSRRGNDKVMTRGTFANIRVRNQLAPGTEGGWTTDFTDGEVRSVYEASLNYGAAGIPLVVLAGADYGMGSSRDWAAKGTFLLGVRAVLAESYERIHRSNLVMMGVLPLTFPDGESADSLGLDGTEAFDIEVDDSLTPRQGITVRATRPDGAAIQFLATAQCDTPIEVDYLRHGGILHMVLRQMAS, encoded by the coding sequence ATGAATCACGATCCCGTCAGCCATGACCCCTTCGCCGCCAAGGCGACCATCGACACACCGCTCGGAACGCGCACGGTCTATCGCCTCGATGCCCTCAAGGACATGGGCGACATCGACGCTCTTCCGTACTCAATCAAGGTCCTGCTCGAATCGGTTCTGCGCAATCACGACGGCCATGTCGTGCGGGACGAGGATGTGGCAGCAGTTGCCCAGTACGACGCGTCGAAGGTCGACGCGCTCGAGATCGCGTACAAGCCGGGCCGCGTGGTGCTCCAGGACTTCACCGGCGTTCCTTCGGTCGTCGATCTGGCAGCGATGCGGTCAGCGATCGTGCGAATGACGGGTGATCCTGCAGCCGCCGCAAAGGTGAACCCGCTTGTTCCTGCAGATCTGGTCATCGACCACTCGGTACAGGTTGATGCGTTCAACACACCTGACGCGCTCGGTATCAACTCGGATCTTGAGTTTGAGCGAAACCGTGAACGATACGAGTTCCTCAAGTGGGGGCAGGCTGCATTCGACAACTTCTCGGTCGTGCCGCCTGCGACCGGCATCGTGCATCAGGTCAACCTCGAGTATCTGGCGAAGGTGGTGTGGGACAGCGGAGAGGTGCTCTATCCCGATTCCCTCGTCGGCACCGACAGCCACACGACGATGATCAACGGTCTCGGTGTTGTCGGCTGGGGCGTCGGCGGAATCGAGGCCGAAGCGGTCATGGTCGGCCAGCCGATCTACATGCTTCTTCCCGAGGTCGTCGGCTTCCGGCTCACCGGCCGACTTCCGGATGGGGCTACGGCCACGGACCTCGTGCTCGTCGTCACCGAGATGCTCAGGGCGCACGGAGTGGTCGGCAAGTTCGTCGAGTTCTACGGACCGGGGCTCGCCGAGATGCCGGTGGCGAACCGGGCAACGATCGCCAACATGGCCCCCGAGTACGGTGCGACCATCGGGTTCTTCCCGGTCGACGACCGGACCCTCGACTATCTGCGGCTCTCCGGCAGGTCCGAGGCACTGATCGGGACCGTCGAGCAGTACTCCAAGCTGCAGGGGCTCTGGCGCGATGACGCGAGGACCATCACCTACAGCTCGAACCTCGAACTTGACATGTCCACGGTGGTTCCGTCGCTCGCGGGCCCGAAGCGACCGCAGGACCGCATCGCTCTCGGCGACATGAAGGAGCAATGGAAGATCGACATTGCTGGTCAGCTTCGCCCAGAGGGCGGAGGCCCCGGTGTCGCTCCCGATGTCCGCAGCGACGGCGAGACCTTTGATCTCTCCGACGGCGATGTGGTCATCGCTGCCATCACATCGTGCACCAACACCTCGAATCCGGAAGTCATGGTTGGTGCGGGGCTCGTTGCACGCAACGCGAGGGCACATGGTCTGACCCGCAAGCCGTGGGTGAAGACCTCCCTCGCGCCGGGCTCGAAGGTTGTCACGGACTACCTTGAAGCTTCAGGGCTCCTCGATGCGCTCGAGGCGGTCGGCTTCTACACGGTCGGGTACGGTTGCACGACCTGCATCGGGAACTCTGGCCCTCTCCCGCCCGCCATCAGCGCCGCGATCCACGAGCACGACATCGTTGCGGCATCGGTGCTTTCGGGGAATCGCAACTTTGAGGGGAGGATCTCACCCGATGTGCGAGCGAACTACTTGGCGAGCCCGCCGCTCGTGGTGGCGTACGCGATCGCAGGTACGGTCGACATCGATCTGTCGAGCGAACCGATCGGTATCGGTAGTGACGGCGAGGAGGTCTACCTCGCTGACCTGTGGCCGTCCCAGGACGAGATCGCAACGACCATCGCAGATTCCCTCTCGACGAGCCAGTTCACCACGGAATACGGCGCCGTGTTCGACGGCTCCCCGCAGTGGCGGGCCATCCCGGACACCGGCGGTTCCTTGTTCTCGTGGGATCCCGGGTCGACCTACATCCAGGAGCCCCCGTTCTTCAAGGACCTCGCGCCGACACCGGCGCCGATCACACCGATCTCGGGCGCACGGGCCCTCCTCAAGCTCGGGGACTCGGTGACAACCGATCACATCAGCCCCGCTGGGTCCATCGGAGCCGACACGCCCGCAGGACGCTTCCTGGTCGAATCAGGCGTGGAACCGGCGATGTTCAACTCCTACGGTTCGCGGCGTGGCAACGACAAGGTCATGACGAGGGGGACCTTCGCCAACATCCGCGTCCGGAACCAACTCGCCCCCGGCACCGAGGGCGGGTGGACGACCGACTTCACCGACGGCGAGGTGCGATCCGTGTATGAGGCGAGCCTCAACTATGGCGCGGCAGGCATACCGCTCGTCGTCTTGGCGGGTGCCGACTACGGCATGGGATCGTCGCGGGACTGGGCGGCAAAGGGGACCTTCCTCCTCGGCGTGCGGGCGGTGCTCGCTGAGAGCTACGAGCGGATCCACCGCTCCAACCTCGTGATGATGGGTGTCCTCCCGCTCACCTTCCCCGACGGCGAGAGCGCGGACTCGCTCGGCCTCGACGGAACCGAGGCGTTCGACATCGAGGTCGACGACTCGCTCACCCCCCGTCAGGGAATCACCGTGCGCGCAACGCGTCCGGACGGTGCTGCCATCCAGTTCCTTGCGACGGCGCAGTGCGACACGCCCATCGAGGTCGACTACCTGCGACACGGAGGCATCCTTCACATGGTGCTTCGCCAGATGGCCTCTTGA
- a CDS encoding DUF1801 domain-containing protein, translating to MQSEATTVEQYLAELSDDRRDAIEAVRSVILAKLPNGYVESMNWGMISYEVPLEVYPDTYNGRPLMYAALASQKNHMAVYLSGVYIDEDTRDAFRDAYVATGKRLDMGKSCVRFRHLADLPLDLIGEAIASMPVGDFIDASQAPHRSTV from the coding sequence GTGCAATCCGAGGCAACAACCGTCGAGCAGTACCTTGCCGAACTCTCCGACGACCGGCGCGATGCGATCGAGGCTGTCCGTAGCGTGATTCTCGCCAAGCTCCCGAATGGTTATGTCGAGTCCATGAACTGGGGCATGATCAGCTACGAGGTGCCGCTCGAGGTGTATCCGGACACCTACAACGGGAGACCGTTGATGTACGCCGCTCTGGCCAGTCAGAAGAACCACATGGCCGTGTATCTCAGTGGCGTCTACATCGACGAGGACACGCGTGACGCGTTCCGTGACGCCTATGTCGCGACCGGCAAGCGTCTCGACATGGGCAAGTCCTGTGTCCGGTTCCGGCACCTCGCGGATCTTCCGCTTGATCTGATCGGGGAGGCGATTGCCTCCATGCCCGTCGGCGACTTCATCGACGCTTCGCAAGCACCACACCGCTCGACGGTCTAG